CCTGTACGAGACAGCTACTGGAGTTCGAGGCGCAGAACTTCAGACCGCCGTTGCCGACCTGTTCGACACCTGCGGCGAGTACGGCTTCGCACCAGTGACGAAGACGGCACTCGAGTACCACGGCGTGATTCCCTCGGCTGCGGTTCGGCCGCCGTTCGTGTCCGTTCCCGACGATGGGCGGGCGGCGATCGAGCGGGCCGTCGACGGACTCGTGCAGTCGGAAGATTGATACGCTGAAGTGAGTAGGTGCTGACATATGAGCGACCCCGAAGCTGACTCGACGACGGGTGTCGGTGGGTTGGCTGAACTGACCGACTCGTCCGACCAGGCCGATCTGGACGTCGGCGTGAGCACGCCTGCCGCCGTTGGACTCTATCTCGCCGTCGTCGCAGTGGGTGTGACCGCGCTCGTCTCGGTCGCCACGGGCGCGACTGCTGAGGTTCTACTTACCTCCCTGCCGACTGCGTTCACGGGAGGGGTGCTCGGTGGGATCGTTCTCGCCCGAATTCGTCCCACCGTCCTGTTCCGCCTCGGGCGCTTTCGGTGGCGGACGCTTACCCTCTGGCTACCCGCACCGCTCGTTGCCGGTGGCGCACTCGTCCTCGATTCGACGGGGCTCGTTCCAGAAACGGGGCTCACGCTCCCCCTGCTCATCCCGGCGGCTGGCGTTCTGCTGACGGGACGGCTCGCAGCGCACGCCGTACACGATCTTGCCGCCGGTGCGACGGTGGATAACGGAGCGCCGATCATCGAGTGGACGTGGTACCAGTCGGGACCCAACCCGCCGCTGATTGCACTCGGGGTTGGCTCGCTGCTGTTCGCTGGCCTCACGTACACGCTTTCAGGGTCGAACAGACTCCCGACTCGCCTCGGCGCGCTCGGCGCGATCAGTCTCCTTCTCGGCTGGGCACCGACCGTTCGACTCCCATCGTCTGGTGACACGCCGACCACGCTGTTCTCGGTCCCCGACTTCGACTACGCGCGTGCCGAGATTCGGGCCTACGCGGACGGCCTCGTCGTCGAACCCCGATTTCGGCCGTCCTACCGGCGCGTCGTTCCCTGGGACCGAGTCACCGGCGTCCGCCTGACTGAGGACCGACTCGTGCTCGAACGGCGCTGGTGGCCAGATATCCGGTGTGATCGCGCTGCAATCGACGACGTGGACGCCGTACTCGAGACCGTCGAGACGAGCGGCCGGAACCGACCACAGCGAGTCGACCCAGCCACGGCCGACGAACCGCAATTCTGACCTCCCTCGAGCCCCAGTTGGGACCATACGCCGACCGTCATCGTCCGGACCGATATCGGAGTTGTGCTCGCGCTCGTGCTCGTACTCGCACTTGCATTTGCACTCGAGTCGGTCCAACCTCAACCCACCTGAGACTGTGCCCGAACCATGACCGACACACAACCACCGACCGACGAAACCGAGATTCACCAGTTAGACGAGGACACCGTCGCCCGCATCGCCGCCGGCGAGGTCGTCGAGCGGCCCGCAAGCGCCGTCAAGGAACTCGTCGAGAATAGCCTCGACGCCGGGGCGTCGAGTATCGACGTCACCGTCGAGGCCGGCGGCACCGACCTCGTCCGCGTCGCGGACGACGGCCACGGCATGACTGAAGCCGACCTTCGCGCTGCCGTCCGCCAGCACACGACGAGCAAGATCAGCGGCCTCGACGACCTCGAGTCGGGTGTTGCCACCCTCGGCTTTCGCGGCGAAGCCCTGCACACTATCGGCTCCGTCTCGCGCCTGACCATCCAGTCGCGCCCGCAGGACGGCGACGGCGCGGGCACCGAACTCGTCTACGAGGGCGGCACCGTCGAATCGGTCTCGCCGACCGGCTGTCCCGCGGGAACGACAGTCGAGGTCGCGGATCTCTTCTACAACACACCTGCCCGACGAAAGTTCCTCAAGACGACGGCGACCGAGTTTGCCCACGTCAACCGCGTCGTCACCCGCTACGCGCTCGCCAACCCCGAGGTGGCCGTCTCGCTGACCCACGACGGCCGCGAGGTGTTCTCGACGACCGGCCAGGGCGACCTTCAGGCCGCCGTGCTCGCCGTCTACGGCCGCGAGGTCGCCTCCGCGATGATCCCCGTCGACGCCGACGGCGAGGAACTGCCGCCGGGGCCACTCGAGTCCGTCGCTGGTCTCGTCTCCCATCCCGAGACGAATCGCGCGAGCCGAGAGTATCTGGCGACGTACGTCAACGACCGTGCGGTGACCTCGGACGCGCTTCGAGAAGGAATCATGGGTGCCTACGGGACGCAACTCGGCGGAGACCGCTACCCCTTCGTCGTGCTCTTTCACGAGGTCCCAGGCGACGCCGTGGACGTGAACGTCCACCCGCGAAAGCGGGAGGTCCGCTTCGACGACGACGATGCAGTGCGCCGGCAGGTCGATTCGGCGGTCGAGAGCGCCCTCCTCGAGCATGGCCTGCTTCGCTCGCGAGCGCCGCGCGGTCGCTCGGCACCGGGAGAGGCGCAGGTGACGCCGACACAGGAGGAACTCGCGGAGCGATCAGGTGCTGGAACGGAGACGAGTGCAGCGGAACCGAGTGCAGCGGAACCGAGTACGTCCGAAGGCGACGCCGACGAGTCGGGGGTACTCGAGAGCGGTGACACAGCGAGCGGGACGAACGAGGAGACAGCCACGAGCGCTGCCGGTGGCGATCGGAAACCGACGACGCCGGATCGAGCGGAAGATCCGAAATCGGCAGAGTCGGTGGACGCGACGAAGTCGCAAGCGAGTGAGTCGACGGAATCGGCTGACGCCGAGTTCCAGTCGGCTGCAGCGTTCCGTCCAGATGACGATTCGACGAGTGACATCTCCGCCGCATCGTCCAGTTCGCCGAGTGGTGTGGGCGGCCAGGCCGATCCAGATCCAGATACAGATACAGAAACGAATACGGATACGGATTCGGCTCCAGACCCGAAACCAAATCCGGAATCCGCGGCCGCCTCCTCGATGGAGACGCCGGGAGCCACTGAGACGAAGGATGGAAACAGCAAGTTCGACGCCACAACGGAACAACGGACGCTCGCAGGCGACGCTGCGACAGGCGGAGACTACGACCACGAGTTCGACTCACTGCCACCCCTACGGGTACTCGGACAGCTCAGCGACACCTACCTCGTCTGCGAAACCGACGACGGTCTCGCACTGATCGACCAGCACGCGGCCGACGAACGGGTCAACTACGAGCGCCTGCGTACTGCGTTCGACGAGGACTCGTCCGCGCAGGCGCTGGCCTCGCCGGTCGAACTCGAGTTGACCGCCGCCGAAGCGGAGGCGTTCGCGGCCTACCGCGATGCGCTCGCCCAACTCGGATTTTACGCGGATCGGGTCGACGACCGGACGGTGGCGGTGACGACAGTGCCGGCGGTGTTCGAGAAGACGCTCGATCCGGAGCAGCTTCGAGACGTGCTCGTCTCGTTCGTCGAGGGCGACCGCGAGGCAGGGGCGGAGACGGTCGACGCGCTGGCGGACGAGTTTATCGGCGACCTGGCGTGTTATCCCTCTATTACGGGCAACACGTCGCTGACGGAGGGCTCCGTCGTCGACCTGCTCGCAGCGCTCGACGACTGTGAGAACCCGTACGCTTGCCCGCACGGGCGACCGGTGGTCGTACAGTTCGACGAGGCCGAAATCGAGGATCGGTTCGAGCGAGATTATCCGGGCCACAGCGGCTGAGGTGTCGCCGCCTCGGTTTCTGGTCGCTACTCTGCACGGTGTGGCTCCGGTTCGTCGAGCGAGCGGACTGGGCTCTCGGAACGGCGTTCGTGATAGTAGAGCCAGACGCTACAGAGGAGCGCGACGAGCGCTGCACCGGTCGCAATCGCGAACGCGATCTGATAGCCGGTTTCAGTGTAGACCCGGACACCGCCGACGAGTTCGCCGGTCCAGTAGGTGTCGAGTACCCAGCCCATCACCGTCGGGAGCATCGCTGCACCGAAGAACGCCGCGCCGTTGACGGTCCCCGTCGAGAGCCCGCTGGCGCTGCTCGGATGGCGGTCTTTGACCATCGCATAGCCGAGCAGGAACGCGCCGAGTAGCGTGCCGGCCATAAAGAACGCGAGCCCGACGATGGGCAGCGGCGGATTACCGAGAATCGCGAGCACGGCGAAGCAGGCCACGAAACCGGTCCCACCGACAACCATCAGTTCGCCGCGCCGCTCGAGTCGGTCGGAGAGCCATCCAAACGCCGGTGGGCCGACCATAATGCCGACGCCGCCGAGCAGGGTGAACGTCGAGGCGTAGGCGACCGAGACGTCGTACAACTGGACTACGTAGGGAATCCCCCAGAGGCCAAATAGCGTGAGATTCAGTCCGGTCGTACAGAACAGCATGACGCTGACGACCCAGATCCACCGATCACGGAGAATCTCGGTGAGGTGCGTCCGAAGCTCCGCGTTCGTGAGCGTCGGCTGTCCCGGCACACCCTCTATCGGATCGAATCCGGCGCTTTGGGGTGTATCACGAACGAAGAGGTAGACGCCCACGCTCGCGACGAGACCGGCGATGCCGAGCCAGGCGAGCGAACTTCGCCAGCCGACTGCGTCGACGGCGAGCGCGAGCGGCGTCGTCGCGAGGACGCCACCAACGCCGGAGACAGCAAAAGTGAGCCCGCTCATCGTCGCGAACTCGTCAGCCCGGTACCAGTTTGCACAAAAGCGGAGGATACAGACGAAGATGACGCTCCCGCCTAGCCCGACGAGTCCGCGGGCCGCGATCGCGCTCAGGTAGCCGTCCGCAAACGCGAACCAGACGACACCGACGTTCATCACCAGTCCGCCGATCGTGGCAGTCCGTCGCGGCCCGATCCGATCCGCGAGGATGCCCGTCGGAATCTGCATGAACGCATACACCCAGAAGAACATCGCGTGCAGGGTTCCGAGCTGTGCGCCGGTCGTCCCGAACGAAACCATGAGTTCTTCCGAGAGCACCGCCGACGAGAGTCGGTTGAGGTTGACGAGCAAGAAGACGACGCCAAGTGTCAGCCACAGTATCCAGCGCCGCCGGAGCGGATCGGTCCAGAGTCGCATTCGCTGGGAGTCTCCGCCGAAGCACCGAAAACGTTCACGAAGCGGAAGTATGTGCCGCCCGCTCACCGTTGCTTCGCTGCTGCCGACAACGAAACGGCACTCCAGCCCGTACTGGCTGTCACTACTATGACGACGCTCGAACTCGACGGCGAACACGCCGGCGGCCAGTTCCTGCGAACCGCACTCGCGCTGTCAGTACTCGAGTCCAGACCGATTCGAATCGAGAACATTCGCGGCGACCGGCCGACACCGGGGTTGGGCCACCAGCATCTGGCGGTCCTCGAGACGATGGCTGAACTCACCGACGCCGACGTATCGGGTGCCGACCACGGCGCGGAGACCGTCGCGTTCGATCCCGGAACGTCCCGACTGGCGGGCGGGGAGTACGCCGTCGACATCGGCACCGCCGGCAGCGTGACGCTGCTGTTCGACGCCGTTCTCCCGCTGGCGACCGTACTCGAGTCCCCGCTGTCGCTGACAGTGACCGGCGGAACGGACGTGGCGTGGTCGCCGCCGCTGGATTACACGCGATACGTGAAACTGCCGCTGCTGCGCCGATTCGGACTCACTGCCACAATCGAGTGTGAGCGGCGCGGATTCTACCCCGATGGTGACGGACGAGCGACGCTCCACCTCGCACCGTCCGAAATCGAGCCACTCGACGCTCCCTCGCTGGTCGAGCGGCCGGACGTGGCTGGGCTCCGGGCGTACTCGACAGAGGCCGCCGCGCTGGCGGAGCAGGATGTCGCACATCGACAGGCTGCGGGGGCGCTGAATCGACTCGGACTCGAGTCGGTGGGCACCGAGACCCCCAGAACCGACTCAGCGCTCGCCGAGTGCGAGGTCGTCGAGCGGATCGAGACGACCGCAGCGAGCGCCTGTCCCGGCTCGGCAATCGTGCTCCGACTCGAGTCCGAAGACGGCGTTCCGGTCGCGGGCTGCAGCGCACTCGGCGAGCGCGGCGTGCCAGCCGAGCGCGTCGGCGAGGACGCCGCGGATGCCGCAAACCAATTTGCGGGCAGTGAGGCCGCCGTCGACCGCCACCTGGCCGATCAGCTTCTCGTCTTTCTCGCACTCGCCGGCGGCCGGGTTCGCGTGCCCGCCGTCACCGATCACGTCGACTCGAGTTGCGACCTTCTCGAGTCGTTCGGCGTGCCGGTCGTGCGCGTCGGAGAGGGGACGGGAGAGACGGCCGTGGTCGCCGTCGAGTCGGGTGACGAAGTCGGTGAAGCCGACGGTGTCTGAACCGACAGGGATGCTCACGTGACACCAGAACAACTTATACCGGCAGCGTCCGATTGTCGCGATATGACTCGGACAGACGGCACCGACCGACGGCGGAGGGTCGACCCATGAGCGAACTCGTCACCTTCGGCGAGTCCATGCTCAGACTCTCCCCGCCCGGTCACGAGCGACTCGAGAACGCGACCGAACTCGAGGTTCACGCCGGCGGTTCAGAGAGTAACGTCGCTATTGCCGCCCAGCGGCTCGGAACGGAGTCAACGTGGACATCGAAGGTACCCGAGACACCACTCGGCCGGCGCGTCGTCGGCGAACTCAGACAGCACGGCATCGAAACAGATGTGGTCTGGAGCCACCGCGGTCGGCAGGGTACCTACTACCTGGAGCAGGGTGGCTCGCCCCGCGGCACGAACGTCATCTACGACCGCGCGGATAGCGCTATCACGACCGCCTCAGCAAGCGAGTTCAATCTCGGTTTGATCCAGAACGCGCAGGTGTTCTTCACCAGCGGTATCACACCCGCGCTCTCGGAATCACTCCGGGATGCCACAGCGAACCTGCTCAAGGCAGCCAGACAGGGCGGGACGACGACCGCCGTCGATTTTAACTACCGGCGGAAGCTCTGGAGCCCCGAGGAAGCCGAGTCGACGATGACTCGACTGTTCCCTGGTATCGATATCCTCATCATCGCCGCCCGCGACGCCCGCACCGTCCTCGGCTTCGAGGGCGACCCGCGCCAGCTCGCGCACAAACTCGGCTCTCAGTACAACTTCACCACCGTCGTCGTCACCCGCGGCGACGAGGGCGCAATCGGCTGGCACGACAGCGTCGTCCACGACCAGGCGGCCTACGAGACCGACACCGCCGACGCCATCGGCACCGGCGACGCCTTCACCGGCGCGTTCATCGCCCGCCGACTCGACGGCGACGACGTCCCGACGGCACTCGAGTACGCGGCTGCGACGGCGGCACTGAAGCGGACGATTCCGGGCGACGCGGCGCTGGTTACGGCGGAGGAAGTCGAGGAGGTCGTTGCGGAGCAGGGCGAGGATATTTCGCGTTGACGGTGTGGCTGGCAGGTCGAGTGTTGTTTTGTCCGTTGTGCTGTCCGTTCCATTCTGTTTCCGCTCAGCTTTCGTTCTACTCCGTTCTGTTTTCGTTTCTCACTGTCCCGTCGCTTACTGTCTCTTCCTCCGCTTTCCCGCATGTGCTCCACCTACGACACTGGCCGTGGGACACCAAGACACACCAGGCCAGTACTTTTGCCGACTCCATCTGAAATTCCACTATCACTATGGACTGGACTATTCGCCAGGCACCGCCGTCGGCCGCAGCAACCATCCGGGAAATCGCCCGCGAAAGCTGGCATGCCGCCTACGACGACTTCCTCGGCACGTCGCAGGTCGACCGGATGATCGATGACTGGTACGAACTCGAGGCACTCGAGTCATCCATCGCGACCGCAGCCGACCAAGCGAGAGCGTCGTTTCTGGTCGCCGTTCCATCCGAGGTCGACGACGCAGCCAATGGTGAGCACGCTGAGAACGCTGAGAACGCTACAGCCGCCGTCGGCTTCGCACACGCTGGCGTCGACCCAGACGAGCCCGAAACCGCATACCTCCCACGGCTGTACGCCCGGCCGAGTGTCTGGGGAGAAGGGGTCGGAACTGCGCTGATCGACCGCGTTGAAGCCGACCTGCGCTCACACAGCGACCGACTTCGACTCACCGTCCTCGCAGACAACGAGGTCGGCGTCTCGTTCTACGAATCGCGCGGCTTCGAGCGAGTTGAAACGCGACCGTCGGATCTGGAGTCCGTGGATGGCGAGGGTGTACTCGAGGAGCACATCTACGAAAAGTCGCTGTGAGTGTGGTGGACTGGTTTGAAAGGAGGATACCGAATCGAACGAGTTTTTCATAACGATTCAAGTATATAAATTTATGGTGTTGTAGTGAGGTTGGTAGGGCATGAATCGGCGCAAGCTGCTGCTCGGTAGTGGAACGTTCGTTGCATCGATGGCAGCAGGTTGTCTACAAGCGGGCGGAACTAGCGAAAATAAAGCGACCGTCGCCACCGACGCAGTTGAACAGTATTTCCAGGCGCTGCAAGAGAACGATCAAGAGCGGGCGAACCAGCACGCACATCCAGACGGCGAGTACTATCTCGACGATGAGAGCGATCCCGTTCTGAGCGCGGAGGGGCTCACAATTGACGAAACGGAGGTCGTCGATGTCGAAACGGGCGTCGGACACATGCACGAAGACGCTGACGAGGTCTCCATTGACGAACGCGTCGAAGAGGAGAGAACTGCACTCGAAGCGCTGCAGGACGAGTACGGGTTCGACGACTACGCCTACGTACGTCACGACGCCGAAGCCGAGGGGCTCACATTTAATTCGATCTACGTCCTCTTCGAGAGCGATGACGGGTGGGTCATCTGGTCGGTGCCAACCGTTCTCCACGAACACTGAGGACCTATCGGTTGTGCTGTGGATAGAAAGCCGGTGTACGTACAAAAGCCGCTGTAACCCGGTTCGAAGAAGCAAACCGGTTTCTCAAGCGCTATAGCGCCTTTTCGGTTTCACCTACAGCGTCTTTTCGGCTTCGTCGTCGTCGACGATTTCGATCCCACGGTTGTTGACCGCCATCGGATCGAGACCAACCTCCTGCAGGAACTGCTTGTACTCGCGCTCACACTGCTCTGCGTCCTTTTGCTTATCGCTCGCGCGGTCACAGAGTTCCACGAGGTTCTCCGGCACGTCGTTCTGGTAGACGATCCAGTGATTGATCAAGTCCGAGAGGCGGCGGATCGGGCTGGTGAAGTGGCCGTAGATCTCGAAGTTCAACGCGTGGTGGCCGCCAAACGGGTCGTTCATGTACTTTGCGCGGGGCATCACCTTCATCACGGCCCACTGGATCTTGTCGAGTTGGCGGCCGGGTGCCTCCTCCAGGGTCGCGTTGACGGCCTTTCGTGGGTCCTCCCAGGTATCGCCGGGGATCGAGACGCCGTCCAAGTCCTGAATCTCGCGCAGCGCCTCGGACCACTCGTCCGGGCTTGGCTGCGGGTGAACGCGGTACATCGCCTCGACGCCGCGGTCCCACATCAGCGTGTGCGTGACGGCCTTGTTGGCCTTGAGCATACACTCCTCGATGA
The DNA window shown above is from Natrialba magadii ATCC 43099 and carries:
- the mutL gene encoding DNA mismatch repair endonuclease MutL, whose translation is MTDTQPPTDETEIHQLDEDTVARIAAGEVVERPASAVKELVENSLDAGASSIDVTVEAGGTDLVRVADDGHGMTEADLRAAVRQHTTSKISGLDDLESGVATLGFRGEALHTIGSVSRLTIQSRPQDGDGAGTELVYEGGTVESVSPTGCPAGTTVEVADLFYNTPARRKFLKTTATEFAHVNRVVTRYALANPEVAVSLTHDGREVFSTTGQGDLQAAVLAVYGREVASAMIPVDADGEELPPGPLESVAGLVSHPETNRASREYLATYVNDRAVTSDALREGIMGAYGTQLGGDRYPFVVLFHEVPGDAVDVNVHPRKREVRFDDDDAVRRQVDSAVESALLEHGLLRSRAPRGRSAPGEAQVTPTQEELAERSGAGTETSAAEPSAAEPSTSEGDADESGVLESGDTASGTNEETATSAAGGDRKPTTPDRAEDPKSAESVDATKSQASESTESADAEFQSAAAFRPDDDSTSDISAASSSSPSGVGGQADPDPDTDTETNTDTDSAPDPKPNPESAAASSMETPGATETKDGNSKFDATTEQRTLAGDAATGGDYDHEFDSLPPLRVLGQLSDTYLVCETDDGLALIDQHAADERVNYERLRTAFDEDSSAQALASPVELELTAAEAEAFAAYRDALAQLGFYADRVDDRTVAVTTVPAVFEKTLDPEQLRDVLVSFVEGDREAGAETVDALADEFIGDLACYPSITGNTSLTEGSVVDLLAALDDCENPYACPHGRPVVVQFDEAEIEDRFERDYPGHSG
- a CDS encoding MFS transporter, whose protein sequence is MRLWTDPLRRRWILWLTLGVVFLLVNLNRLSSAVLSEELMVSFGTTGAQLGTLHAMFFWVYAFMQIPTGILADRIGPRRTATIGGLVMNVGVVWFAFADGYLSAIAARGLVGLGGSVIFVCILRFCANWYRADEFATMSGLTFAVSGVGGVLATTPLALAVDAVGWRSSLAWLGIAGLVASVGVYLFVRDTPQSAGFDPIEGVPGQPTLTNAELRTHLTEILRDRWIWVVSVMLFCTTGLNLTLFGLWGIPYVVQLYDVSVAYASTFTLLGGVGIMVGPPAFGWLSDRLERRGELMVVGGTGFVACFAVLAILGNPPLPIVGLAFFMAGTLLGAFLLGYAMVKDRHPSSASGLSTGTVNGAAFFGAAMLPTVMGWVLDTYWTGELVGGVRVYTETGYQIAFAIATGAALVALLCSVWLYYHERRSESPVRSLDEPEPHRAE
- the rtcA gene encoding RNA 3'-terminal phosphate cyclase — translated: MTTLELDGEHAGGQFLRTALALSVLESRPIRIENIRGDRPTPGLGHQHLAVLETMAELTDADVSGADHGAETVAFDPGTSRLAGGEYAVDIGTAGSVTLLFDAVLPLATVLESPLSLTVTGGTDVAWSPPLDYTRYVKLPLLRRFGLTATIECERRGFYPDGDGRATLHLAPSEIEPLDAPSLVERPDVAGLRAYSTEAAALAEQDVAHRQAAGALNRLGLESVGTETPRTDSALAECEVVERIETTAASACPGSAIVLRLESEDGVPVAGCSALGERGVPAERVGEDAADAANQFAGSEAAVDRHLADQLLVFLALAGGRVRVPAVTDHVDSSCDLLESFGVPVVRVGEGTGETAVVAVESGDEVGEADGV
- the kdgK1 gene encoding bifunctional 2-dehydro-3-deoxygluconokinase/2-dehydro-3-deoxygalactonokinase, which produces MSELVTFGESMLRLSPPGHERLENATELEVHAGGSESNVAIAAQRLGTESTWTSKVPETPLGRRVVGELRQHGIETDVVWSHRGRQGTYYLEQGGSPRGTNVIYDRADSAITTASASEFNLGLIQNAQVFFTSGITPALSESLRDATANLLKAARQGGTTTAVDFNYRRKLWSPEEAESTMTRLFPGIDILIIAARDARTVLGFEGDPRQLAHKLGSQYNFTTVVVTRGDEGAIGWHDSVVHDQAAYETDTADAIGTGDAFTGAFIARRLDGDDVPTALEYAAATAALKRTIPGDAALVTAEEVEEVVAEQGEDISR
- a CDS encoding GNAT family N-acetyltransferase, giving the protein MDWTIRQAPPSAAATIREIARESWHAAYDDFLGTSQVDRMIDDWYELEALESSIATAADQARASFLVAVPSEVDDAANGEHAENAENATAAVGFAHAGVDPDEPETAYLPRLYARPSVWGEGVGTALIDRVEADLRSHSDRLRLTVLADNEVGVSFYESRGFERVETRPSDLESVDGEGVLEEHIYEKSL